The stretch of DNA GGGATCGCGTCCATAACCTCTTGCAGCAGGCGGCGTTGGCCAAGCCGGCATCGCCCGGGACGGTCGCCCACCCTGAAAAAACCGGCCAACTTTTGCCTGAGCGGAGGGGTATTTGGAAGTACATGCACTGGATCGAATGACCGGAGGGCCGATGAAGCGAAATGCAGGGTGGTGCCTGCTGGCGGTGATGCTCGCGGCGAGCGCCGCGGGTGCGAAAGCGGCCGGAGCCGAAACGCCGCCGGCCGACGCCCGCGCCGATTATGGCGTGACGCTGGCGATGTCCGGTGATGCGGCCCGCGCCGAATCGGTGTTCGTCACCATGCTGTCGCACACGCACGGCGACGCGCGCGCGCTCAACAATCTCGGCAATCTCCGGCTGCTGCACGGCGAGACCGGCGTGGCGCTCGCGTTCTACGATCGCGCCCTGCGCGGCGATTCGCTGGATGCGGGCGTCCATCTCAATCGCGCCACCGCGCTGCTGATGCTGGGTGACCAGGCGCGCGCCGAGCAGAGCTACGCGTTGGGAGTCCGCCTCGCCGGCGGCGTGGATCAGGCGCAGCACCTGCTCGGGCTTCCACCCGAGCAGGCAAACGTCGAGCGCGCCGCGCAGAAGATGGTGCTCGACCCCGAGCAGATCCGCGCCATGCTGAAGAAGGCGGCGGCTTCGGTGCCGGCCGACACCGCCAAAGCCGGCGCCGCGAATCCCGCGGCCCCGGGCAAGCAGAAGTCGGCCTGGCGTTCAGCGGGCCCCAGGGCCGCCGACGGTTCGGAGAATATCCGGCTCCTCTACTGGAAGCACTGAGTTACAGTCGCTGCTCGTGAGCCCTACGGCTTCTCTCGAGCGCGTCCCGGCTCGGCTCGGCGCCGCGATCGGCGCCGCGTGCGGGCTGGCGCTCGGCCTGCTGTGGATGCTGGGCGTCTTCCGGCCGCTCGATCTTCGCCTGCACGATCTGCGCTACCGGCTGCGCGGGCCAATCCCTGCGTCCGACCGCATCGCGCTGGTCGAGGTGGACGATCGCACGCTGAGCGCCTATGGCGGGCGCTGGCCACTGCCGCGCGAGGACTACGCGATCGTCATCGACGCCCTGGAGTCGGTGGGCGTCCAGGCGATGGCGTTCGATCTGCTCTTCCTGGGAGACAGCTCCGACGATCCGAACGGCGACGCGTTGCTGGCGTCGCTCACCGCCGGACGCGACAACGTGGTTCATTCGATCACCTTTCTACCCGGCGATCCTTCGCTCGGCGGCGTGGCCTCGCAGCCCAGCGACTCGGCGCAGCTCATTCGGCACGGCCGGCCGGTGTCGCGCCAGCGTCTGGCGATGGCGCGGCAGGTCTCGCTTCCCTACGACGCCCTGCTGGACAGCGCCGCGGAACTGGGGCACACCTCGGTGATGATCGACGCCGACGGCGTGATCCGTCGCATTCCCCAGTTCGTGCGCTACGGCGAGTGGGCCTATCCCTCGCTGGTGCTGAGGCTGGTCGAGGTGGCCGCGCGCACCGATTCCACGCTGCCCCAGTTCGAGCTGGCACCCGACGGCGTGCGCATCCACTTCCACGGCCGCCAGCTGCGGGTGCCATGCGACGAAGAGGGTGGTACCGCGATCGCGTTCGCCGGCGATCAGGCGGCGTTCAGGAACCGCCACTCCATGCTCGACGTGCTCAACTGGTATCGCGAACGCGACACGACCTCGCTGGCGCGCGCGTTTCGCGGCAAGCTGGTGCTGGTCGGGGTCACCGCGGTCGAGCAGAACGCCACCGACATCGGCGCCACCCCGTTCTCGAGCGGCGCGCCGCTGGTGTTCATCCACGCCAACGCCGTCAATTCCGCGCTGCGCGGCCGTTTCCTGAGCCATCCTCCCGCGGCACTCGTCCTGATGCTGCTGATCCTGTTGGGCGCCGCACTCGGCGCGCTCTACTCGCGCTGGTCGCTGGGTCGGGCGGCGATCGCGGCCGCGGTGGCGCTGGTCGGAGTCGCGGCACTCGACTTCGGCCTGTTCGCGTGGCGCGATGTCGATTTCCCGCCGCTCGGCGCCCTGCTGGTGCCGCCCATCACCTGGGCGGCGGTCGAGAACGTCTGGCGCCGCGAGGCGGAGCAGCGCGCGCGAGCGCGCGCCCGCGAGCTCGACGTCGCACGCTCGATCCAGCAGCACCTGCTGCCGTCGGCGCCGCCCGCCTTCCCCGGACTCGACGTGTTCGGCCGCAACCTGCCGGCCGACGCGATCGGCGGA from Candidatus Sulfotelmatobacter sp. encodes:
- a CDS encoding CHASE2 domain-containing protein; translated protein: MSPTASLERVPARLGAAIGAACGLALGLLWMLGVFRPLDLRLHDLRYRLRGPIPASDRIALVEVDDRTLSAYGGRWPLPREDYAIVIDALESVGVQAMAFDLLFLGDSSDDPNGDALLASLTAGRDNVVHSITFLPGDPSLGGVASQPSDSAQLIRHGRPVSRQRLAMARQVSLPYDALLDSAAELGHTSVMIDADGVIRRIPQFVRYGEWAYPSLVLRLVEVAARTDSTLPQFELAPDGVRIHFHGRQLRVPCDEEGGTAIAFAGDQAAFRNRHSMLDVLNWYRERDTTSLARAFRGKLVLVGVTAVEQNATDIGATPFSSGAPLVFIHANAVNSALRGRFLSHPPAALVLMLLILLGAALGALYSRWSLGRAAIAAAVALVGVAALDFGLFAWRDVDFPPLGALLVPPITWAAVENVWRREAEQRARARARELDVARSIQQHLLPSAPPAFPGLDVFGRNLPADAIGGDYFDWLALDDDTLAVVVGDISGHGIPAALLMAHLRASFHAEAHPGRAPEEVVAAMNRSLARAAAPGKFATFFLGQISIRDRRLRFCNAGHNPPLLLRGAETLPLMATGLPLAMMEGVPYSGGEESFGPGDALIVYSDGIPEATVQKGFYGDDRLRSQVLALAARVPSAAAIGEGLLADLRLVAGDGMRADDVTLVVVRRL